The Microscilla marina ATCC 23134 genome includes a region encoding these proteins:
- a CDS encoding S8 family serine peptidase, with the protein MYRNQHLLLRLIILLTLIPFVTLAQQPPDRLAKTAGATTKKMAFKVDNYSRFVQDMQAYQAVISIVDYNKATQTVTVKASPQAFKKYIQSNRQVRSFQEIPLNVARTKSTQKEHDFTVNQINRLQNEFPALTGEGMLVSLHEPLFNTNDIDLRGRFISKGTEAIYDFAKADHPTNMATFIAGAGNSSSRGKGVAWKANLTSSNNADTLPESDTYYQNTGIIAQNHSYGLKGQVNNVYDDKARAFDLSANNNDQLLHVVSSGNDGTIGPTEGNYKGVVGYANLSGSFKMAKNILHVGAISANKQLLPFSSKGPAYDGRIKPELVAYGGNGGDFSGTSNAAAITTGMVTLLQQAYQQQKGQFPSATLLRAVLINSAEDVATTGVDFKTGYGNINVYRAHQNLIAEQYVTGTATQGNTASFDMNVPANATHLKITLVWNDPAAAVNASKALVNDLDLSVTQATNTWLPWVLKTAADTNVLALPATRGEDHLNTIEQVTVENPVAGTYTIRVKGHNLAVGNQDFYVAYQWEEKDKFVWTFPTASDNMHSQSENIDYFRWESTFAAGQTGKLELSLDNGQTWEVIAASVDLSQEAYRWEEAKDTFALAMARMTINTQAFATETFTLSKPLEVSVGFNCGDSVMIQWEKAPNIQSYTVYAPGARFLRKLTETTDTVFIFYKNQLADTSFTIVPNFNANKSGIQAIGYDYRNKVACYIEGFFAQSKVDTGIVLNLTLATTYGIKSIVYERKNGSVYEAIATVVPGSTAKLTQIDFTPFPRLNSYRARILFNNGQEVLTEVAQIHYLDKEQFIFFPNPVTRNQPLNIFSKNFQDQRIYFKLYNAQGKVVYSDAYSSDRFSVDLSKYPSGLYYYRITTEGAQKTGKLILE; encoded by the coding sequence ATGTATAGGAACCAACACCTGCTATTAAGGTTAATCATACTATTGACCCTCATCCCGTTTGTTACCTTAGCCCAACAACCGCCTGATAGACTTGCCAAGACAGCTGGGGCTACCACAAAAAAAATGGCCTTTAAGGTAGACAATTACTCCCGGTTTGTACAAGATATGCAAGCTTACCAGGCTGTAATAAGCATTGTAGACTATAATAAAGCAACTCAAACGGTAACTGTCAAAGCCAGCCCTCAGGCTTTCAAAAAGTACATTCAGTCTAATCGTCAGGTGCGCTCTTTTCAGGAAATACCTCTAAATGTAGCACGCACCAAAAGTACACAAAAGGAGCATGATTTTACTGTCAACCAAATCAATCGTTTGCAAAATGAGTTTCCAGCCTTGACAGGCGAAGGAATGTTGGTGTCGTTGCACGAGCCGTTGTTTAATACCAATGACATAGACCTGCGGGGGAGGTTTATATCTAAGGGTACAGAAGCTATATATGATTTTGCCAAGGCAGACCATCCTACCAATATGGCTACTTTTATTGCGGGGGCGGGCAACTCATCATCAAGGGGCAAAGGAGTAGCCTGGAAGGCCAACCTGACCTCATCGAACAATGCGGACACTTTGCCCGAAAGCGACACTTATTACCAAAATACGGGCATTATAGCACAAAACCATTCTTATGGGTTGAAGGGGCAGGTAAACAACGTGTATGACGATAAGGCTCGTGCTTTTGACCTAAGTGCCAACAACAACGATCAGTTGTTACATGTGGTATCGTCGGGAAATGATGGAACAATAGGCCCTACCGAAGGCAACTACAAAGGAGTGGTGGGGTATGCCAACTTATCAGGAAGTTTTAAGATGGCAAAAAATATTTTACACGTGGGAGCTATATCTGCCAACAAACAACTTTTACCTTTTAGCTCTAAAGGTCCCGCTTACGATGGCAGGATAAAGCCAGAGTTGGTAGCTTATGGAGGAAATGGAGGCGATTTTAGTGGAACTTCTAATGCTGCGGCTATTACTACCGGGATGGTTACTTTGTTACAGCAAGCCTATCAACAGCAAAAGGGGCAGTTTCCTTCGGCAACGTTGCTAAGGGCAGTGCTGATAAACAGCGCAGAAGATGTAGCCACTACAGGGGTAGACTTTAAGACTGGCTATGGCAATATAAACGTATACAGGGCACACCAAAACCTAATCGCAGAGCAATATGTAACTGGTACTGCTACCCAAGGCAATACCGCCAGTTTTGATATGAATGTGCCTGCCAATGCGACCCATCTAAAAATAACCTTGGTTTGGAATGATCCGGCGGCAGCAGTAAATGCCAGTAAAGCCTTGGTCAATGACTTGGACCTAAGCGTGACCCAAGCCACCAACACCTGGCTGCCTTGGGTGCTCAAAACTGCTGCAGATACCAATGTGTTGGCTTTGCCTGCTACTCGTGGCGAAGACCACCTGAACACCATAGAACAAGTCACCGTAGAAAACCCTGTGGCGGGCACTTATACTATTCGGGTAAAGGGGCACAACCTGGCAGTGGGCAATCAAGATTTTTATGTGGCTTACCAGTGGGAGGAGAAGGATAAATTTGTCTGGACTTTTCCTACAGCCAGCGATAATATGCACTCCCAGAGCGAAAATATCGACTATTTCAGGTGGGAGTCCACCTTTGCGGCTGGACAAACGGGCAAACTTGAACTAAGTCTGGACAACGGGCAAACCTGGGAAGTAATCGCGGCAAGTGTAGACCTGAGTCAGGAGGCGTATCGGTGGGAAGAGGCAAAAGATACTTTTGCATTGGCAATGGCACGTATGACAATCAATACACAAGCATTTGCCACCGAAACTTTTACTTTGTCTAAACCCCTGGAGGTGTCAGTAGGGTTTAATTGTGGCGACTCGGTCATGATTCAATGGGAAAAAGCACCCAATATTCAATCTTATACTGTATATGCTCCTGGTGCCAGGTTTTTGAGAAAACTGACCGAAACCACTGATACTGTTTTTATTTTTTATAAAAACCAGTTGGCAGATACATCGTTTACTATTGTACCTAATTTTAACGCCAACAAAAGCGGTATTCAAGCCATAGGTTATGACTATCGCAACAAAGTAGCTTGTTATATCGAGGGCTTTTTTGCCCAATCAAAGGTAGATACAGGCATTGTACTGAACCTTACACTTGCCACCACCTATGGAATAAAATCAATTGTGTATGAAAGAAAAAACGGAAGTGTATATGAGGCAATAGCTACGGTGGTGCCTGGTAGTACAGCCAAATTGACCCAAATCGACTTTACCCCTTTTCCGCGTTTAAATTCTTACCGTGCCCGTATTCTGTTTAACAATGGACAGGAAGTTTTGACAGAAGTAGCGCAGATACACTACCTGGATAAAGAACAGTTTATCTTTTTTCCAAACCCAGTTACCCGCAATCAGCCTTTAAATATATTCAGTAAAAACTTTCAGGATCAACGCATTTATTTCAAGCTGTACAATGCTCAAGGCAAAGTGGTATACAGTGATGCCTACAGCTCCGATCGTTTTTCGGTAGACCTTTCTAAGTACCCTTCGGGCTTGTATTATTATAGAATTACTACAGAAGGTGCACAAAAAACCGGGAAGCTTATACTTGAGTAA
- a CDS encoding ankyrin repeat domain-containing protein translates to MFMITNKHFQRTKVRIRQFTFIFIGFLLYACSGNTPGDKLLKAAASGDIEAVKKCLDQGADINYQSSGILSLEQTPLMKAAKNGHLDAVKFLIEKGANISKGNSGKENPITLAAKKNHSEIVLYLIEKGEKVNYRETNYGMTALHHAALNGNLELVKKLMAKGADMKIQNKEEETPFAVAVFYKNLGVAKYFLSKGANPNQLGRYKKPVIMHAAATTRRNRHILPPDVEAMVNLLLASGADINQQDMVGNTALIMAATKGRVGVMDFLIKKGADQSITNNQGATARSVFGSRAKK, encoded by the coding sequence ATGTTTATGATTACGAACAAACACTTTCAGAGAACAAAAGTAAGGATACGTCAATTTACTTTTATATTTATTGGCTTTCTACTCTATGCTTGTAGTGGCAATACTCCAGGCGATAAACTACTAAAGGCGGCTGCCAGTGGAGATATAGAGGCAGTGAAAAAATGCTTGGATCAGGGAGCAGATATCAACTATCAAAGCTCAGGTATATTGTCACTGGAGCAAACCCCTTTGATGAAAGCGGCTAAAAATGGGCACTTAGATGCCGTAAAGTTTTTGATAGAAAAGGGCGCCAACATTAGCAAAGGTAATAGTGGCAAAGAAAACCCCATTACACTTGCTGCCAAGAAAAACCACTCCGAAATAGTACTCTATTTGATAGAAAAAGGCGAGAAGGTAAATTATAGAGAAACCAACTATGGCATGACAGCCTTGCACCATGCAGCACTTAATGGCAATCTAGAGCTGGTAAAAAAGCTGATGGCAAAAGGGGCAGATATGAAAATTCAAAACAAAGAAGAGGAAACCCCTTTTGCGGTAGCAGTATTTTACAAAAACCTTGGAGTTGCCAAGTATTTTTTGAGTAAGGGCGCCAACCCTAATCAATTGGGACGATACAAAAAACCTGTAATCATGCATGCGGCTGCCACCACTCGGCGCAACCGCCACATACTCCCCCCAGATGTAGAAGCAATGGTTAATCTGTTGCTTGCTTCGGGTGCAGACATCAACCAACAAGACATGGTAGGCAATACCGCATTAATTATGGCAGCCACCAAGGGCAGGGTAGGAGTGATGGATTTTTTGATAAAAAAAGGAGCAGATCAAAGCATTACCAACAACCAGGGGGCTACGGCACGGTCGGTGTTTGGGTCAAGGGCAAAGAAGTAA
- a CDS encoding ABC transporter permease yields the protein MNYLLRGLRAEYLKTHRTIVYWLLLLCPLALNILVVLIIHEEAGTGRIIRKGMNPWIAIYNINFSLLTGVFIILFVAIINSLLNNIEHKSNSWKHLYAIAQPRWAVYFHKSLFSIGALLFAMLVFSLMQPLSGMLLNAMHPDLKMGNYPMEFSHSIKLLTKAFISTLGIWSIHQWITFRYRNFALSVGIGIIALISVEIIGDFFDWMKYTPYALPGQNVGGDPRKVTSTTVFTQEVWLGLGWGMTIWLMGFWDAKRRDVV from the coding sequence ATGAATTATCTTCTAAGAGGCTTACGGGCCGAATACCTCAAAACTCACCGCACTATAGTCTATTGGCTATTGTTGCTTTGTCCGCTGGCGCTTAATATACTGGTGGTGCTTATCATCCATGAAGAAGCAGGCACGGGGCGAATCATTCGTAAAGGCATGAACCCTTGGATAGCCATCTATAATATTAACTTTAGCCTGCTTACGGGGGTTTTTATCATCTTGTTTGTGGCCATCATCAATAGCCTCCTCAACAATATTGAGCACAAAAGTAACTCCTGGAAACATTTATACGCTATAGCACAACCCCGTTGGGCGGTATATTTCCATAAGAGCCTGTTTAGCATAGGGGCACTACTGTTTGCTATGCTTGTATTTTCATTGATGCAACCTTTATCGGGCATGTTATTGAACGCCATGCACCCTGACTTAAAGATGGGTAACTACCCTATGGAGTTTTCACACAGTATAAAGCTACTCACCAAGGCGTTTATCTCTACCTTGGGCATCTGGAGCATTCATCAATGGATTACGTTTAGGTACCGTAACTTTGCCCTGTCTGTTGGCATTGGCATCATTGCTTTGATTTCAGTAGAAATTATCGGTGATTTTTTTGATTGGATGAAGTACACACCTTATGCCTTGCCTGGTCAGAACGTAGGCGGCGATCCACGCAAAGTAACTTCAACCACGGTGTTTACTCAAGAAGTATGGCTGGGCTTAGGTTGGGGCATGACCATTTGGCTCATGGGCTTTTGGGACGCCAAACGGCGGGATGTAGTGTAA
- a CDS encoding ABC transporter permease has protein sequence MLHLIRELKAEFIKYRGTLVYWLMILCPFAIAFLLFLGMSMGTSKLVANAVAKGKNPWEVFITVHYRVLGIFFLPLYIAMVNGMIYAREHRHNTWKHLYTLPIPGWSIELSKNIFSLLINFTTVLIFALYIFLSGYIISLIKPHMNFMDYNPMIAFNLLMALKIFLASFSIWVLHNWLARRFSNFGLNIGVALLGVVSAGLMLQGWKHVQYFLYALPIVSVIDAKNMHTLFTHPVLLSIISGSVVWVISFWEVQRRKVKA, from the coding sequence ATGCTACATTTAATAAGAGAGCTCAAAGCCGAATTTATCAAATACCGGGGCACCTTGGTATACTGGCTCATGATTCTTTGCCCTTTTGCCATTGCGTTTTTGTTGTTTTTAGGAATGAGCATGGGCACCAGCAAATTGGTGGCAAACGCGGTGGCTAAAGGTAAAAACCCCTGGGAGGTATTTATCACAGTACACTACCGTGTACTTGGTATATTCTTTTTGCCGCTATATATAGCGATGGTCAATGGAATGATTTACGCCCGCGAACACCGCCACAATACATGGAAACATCTTTATACACTGCCCATACCAGGCTGGAGCATAGAGCTAAGCAAAAATATATTTAGCTTGTTGATCAACTTTACCACAGTCTTGATTTTTGCCCTATACATTTTTTTGTCGGGCTATATTATATCGTTGATCAAGCCCCACATGAACTTTATGGATTACAACCCCATGATTGCTTTCAATTTATTGATGGCGCTCAAAATATTTTTAGCTTCTTTTTCTATTTGGGTATTGCACAATTGGCTGGCACGTCGCTTTAGCAACTTTGGGCTCAACATAGGAGTAGCCCTGCTGGGGGTAGTAAGTGCAGGGTTGATGCTGCAGGGCTGGAAACACGTCCAGTATTTTTTGTATGCCTTGCCTATAGTAAGTGTAATAGATGCCAAAAACATGCACACGCTGTTTACTCATCCAGTATTGCTTAGTATTATTTCTGGATCGGTTGTCTGGGTAATTAGTTTTTGGGAAGTACAACGACGCAAAGTAAAGGCTTAA
- a CDS encoding ABC transporter ATP-binding protein — MQKNIIETHQLDFSFGKFKVLHNLSLKVPQASIYGFLGPNGAGKTTTIRILLGLIKTTKGKVSLFNQDLNNHRVEILRKIGALVEMPSLYPHLSGRKNLEITRTLIGNIDKKRIDEVLEIVGLSNDAHRRVKQYSLGMKQRLGLALSFLNDPDLLILDEPTNGLDPNGIKEIRELIIRLNQEFQKTIFVSSHLLSEVEKVATHVGIIHQGKLHFEGSIGELREQQKPSTLLEVNDSDKAAEILTDQHIPIIGRQNGTLKIEAHEHAVIHQVNSSLLKAGLEVYQLSPQESSLEDLFMDITQNPR; from the coding sequence ATGCAAAAAAATATTATAGAAACCCACCAGCTGGACTTTAGCTTTGGCAAGTTTAAAGTACTACACAACTTGAGCCTAAAGGTTCCCCAGGCCAGTATTTACGGTTTTTTAGGACCCAATGGGGCTGGTAAAACTACAACCATCAGAATTTTACTTGGTTTGATCAAAACCACCAAAGGCAAGGTATCACTATTTAACCAAGATTTGAACAACCACCGGGTAGAGATTTTACGCAAAATTGGGGCTTTGGTCGAAATGCCTTCTTTATATCCACACTTAAGCGGACGCAAAAACCTGGAGATTACCCGTACACTTATTGGCAATATTGACAAAAAAAGAATAGATGAAGTGCTTGAGATTGTAGGTTTGAGCAATGACGCTCACCGCAGAGTAAAGCAATACTCACTGGGCATGAAGCAACGCCTGGGGTTAGCGCTTAGTTTTTTGAACGACCCCGATTTGCTCATTTTAGATGAGCCTACCAACGGGCTTGACCCCAATGGAATCAAAGAAATCAGAGAATTGATTATCAGGCTCAACCAAGAGTTTCAGAAAACCATATTTGTGTCGAGTCACCTACTGAGCGAAGTAGAGAAAGTAGCCACGCACGTGGGCATTATTCACCAGGGTAAACTACATTTTGAGGGCAGCATTGGTGAGCTACGCGAGCAACAAAAACCTTCTACCCTGCTAGAGGTAAACGACAGCGACAAAGCAGCAGAAATATTGACCGATCAGCATATACCAATCATAGGGCGGCAAAATGGCACGCTTAAGATAGAAGCCCACGAACATGCAGTCATTCATCAGGTAAACAGTAGTTTGCTCAAGGCTGGGCTCGAAGTATACCAACTTTCTCCGCAGGAGTCATCGCTTGAAGATTTATTCATGGACATTACCCAAAACCCTCGATAG